The Streptomyces nigra genome includes the window GCGTACGTCGTCCCCGGTGCGCCCCGAGACGAACGCCAGCACCTCGCGGACGGCCGACTCGGCGGCGGACAGGGCGGCCGCCTCGGTGCCCTCCTCGGCCTCGTGGACCCGGCGCATCAGGATCCGCGCCCGGCTCATCAGGACGGCCGCCGTCTGCCGCACCCCCGTGCCGTCCTCGGCGTACAGCGCGAGGACCTGGTCGTACAGGGCGCCGATCGTGTCGAGCGCCGCGGACACCTCGCCGGTGAGCGCCCGGACGTACGCCCCGCGCGCGCGTGCCGCCAGCGCCTCGCCCGGATCGCCCGCCTCCGCGTACAGCGCGGCGGCCTCCTCGAACAGCGGGACGCCCTCGGGGCCCAGGTCCATCGCCCGGTGGTCGGCGATCTCCGCCCGGTCCCGCGCGTCCAGCTCGACGCCCTCGGCGGCCCGGGACACCGCCGCCCACGCCTCGATGGCGCTCGGCCGCAGGGTGTCCGACAGCCGCCGCGCCTCGGCGAGCAGCTCGGGCAGCCCGGGCGCCTCGTCGGTGGCCTCGGGGGCGGGCGCGACGGGGGCGGCCGACGCCGCCGGGCGGTTCGCCGTCCGCACGCCCAGCGGCAGCCGCTCCACCAGCGGGCGCTGCGCCATCCGCTGTACGGCCCGCCCGCTCGTGTACGACGTGCCGTTGCGCTCGTCGAAGCGCGCGGCCAGCGCGAGGGCCTCCTCGCGCGCGTGGACGGCCAGTTCGCGCGCGGTCCACGTCCGGTCCGCCGGCCCGGGCACCCGCTGCCCGCCCAGCCCCAGCTCGGTCAGGCGGTCCATGAGCAGGGTCACCGCCGCCATGAAGTCCAGCCTGCTGCGCGGCTGCCCGTCGTCCGTGAAGTACGCCGGACGCTCCGCCAGCAGCTCCAGACCGCGCGCCTCGTTGCCCGTCAGCGCGCAGAACTCCACGTGGTCCGCGTACGCGCCGCGCATGCTCTCCATCGGCCGCACCAGCCGGAAGCCCCGCAGATGGTTGGCGCGGGCCTCGTCCACCCGGCCCAGACGCAGCAGCGGCGTCAGGGAGGACGCGAGCACGGTGTGCGGCTCGTGGGCGCAGGAGTACTCGCCGTCCAGGACGGGCCGCCACAGCCGGACCGCCTCCGCGTCCCGGCCGCGCACCGCCTGCCACCAGCCCTGCCCGTGCAGCTCGCACGCGTGGCAGTCGGCCATGGTGTCCCGGTCGGCCGCCAGCCACGCCGCGTACGCCCGCTCCGCCCGCTCCAGGTCGCCGACGTGCGCGGCGACGCTGAACTCGGCGCTGCGCACCGCCCGCTCGGAGTGCCCGGCGAGCCGGTAGCGGTGCTCCATCTCGCCGAGCCACTTCTCGATCGAGGCGAGCGGGATGTGCGGCTGGTCCAACATCCCGGCCGACATCCACTTGAAGACCCAGTGCAGGCTGTGCGTCTCGTACTCGTCGAAGTCCTCGGGCCGCTCGTCCCACATGCGCAGCAGCCGCGCGAACGGGACGAACATCTTCGCCTTCTCGGAGCTGTAGTTGTAGACCTTCAGCTGGTGCCCGAGCGCCTCGATCACGGCGAGCGGCTCGCCCAGCCGCTCCGCCTCGGCGAGCAGCTGCTCCGCGCGCGCGTTGCGGGCCGGGCCCTCCGGCTGCTCGCCGTTCTCCGCCATCGCCCGGCGCAGCGCGTCGAAGTCGGTGATCTCCGTCATCAGCGGTCCCCCTCGCCGTTCGTGGCCCACTCCAGCAGGCCGATGAAGGCCCGGTTCAGCAGCGCCGAGTCCGCGGGCCTGAGCGGGCGCTGCGCCATCAGCAGTGCCTGCCCGTACAGGGACTCCACGGCGGTGCCGATCAGTTCCGGCTCGCCGAGCGAACCGATCCGCCGGATCAGCGGGCTGAGGTGGTTCAGCACCAGACGCGCGCGGGGCGCCTCGCCGCGCAGCGAGCCGAGGATGCCGGCCCACAGGTCGTCGGCCTCCTCCTCGGCCTGCGCGCGGGCCTGCTCGTGCCGGGCGGCCCGGTCGTCCAGGTGCAGGGCCGGCACCGACAGCGGATGGAAGGCGCGCAGCACCACATCGCAGCCCAGCGGGTCCAGCTTCGCCCGCGCGGCGGCCAGAAAACCCGCCAGGGCCAGCTCCACCGCCGGGTCGACGGCGTCCAGATGGGCGGTCACGGTGTCCGCGTCCAGCTCGGCGACGACCGTGCCCGGCCGCACCGACGGCAGCGCCTCGACCAGCTCGCTGTCGTACGTGTAGCCGCCGTTGATCACGCCGACGCCCTGCGCGGACGCGATCGGCGCGACCTGGCGGTACTCCTCGACGGTCCGCGTGAAGTGCACGACCGGGTGCCGGCGCGCGAACTCCTCCAGGGACAGCCGGCCGTCGGTCGTCTCGAACGGCAGCCACGGCAGCATCGTCCGCAGCATCTCCCGGTCGTGCCGCGCCAGGGACTTCACGCCCAGGTGGTGCACCGCGAGGAACGCGGCCAGCCGCTCCGGATCACCGGCCGCCAGATCCGTCAGCCAGGCCCGGATCCGTTCCCCCAGCGCCTCCCGCACCGCCGCCAGCGTCTCGTCCTCGTACAGCGCCTCGCGCGACGCCGTCGGCCGCAGACTGTCGGTGTCCAGGACGCACCGCACGAAGAACGCCCAGTCGGGCAGCAGCTGTTCGGCGCGCTCGGTCAGCAGCATGCCCTTGAGGTGCACGCGATGGCCCGCCCGCTGCGCCGGGCTCACCGCCGACGGCAGCACGTACGCCACCCCGCGGATCCCCGCGAGCGGCACGTCCAGCTCGATCGCGTCCAGCGGTGTGAAACCGAACAGGTCGTGGCAGTGCCGCCCGAGGGCCACCCGCCGGGCGGCGGGGGAGGGGTACGTACGGTCCCAGGGCGCCGGAAGATCGGTGACCGCCTCCTCGCCGACCCGCACGTCGTACGGCAGCAGCGAGCCGAAGTCCCGCGCCAGCGCCAGCACCCGGTCCTCCGCCAGCCACTCGGCGGCGCCGGCCCGCGCCACCAGGTGCACGGTCGTGCCGGGCTCGGGGCGCGCGTCGTCCGGCAGGGTGCGCACGGTGTACGAACCGTCGTCGGCCGCCGTCCACTCCACGGGCGCCGCGTCCGGTGTGCGCGCGCTGCGGCTGACCACCCGGATCCGCTCGGCCACCACGAAGCAGGCCAGCAGCCCGATGCCGAACTGCCCGAGGAAGTCCGACCGCGCCTCCTGAAGTCCCTCCGCCCGCTTGGAGCTGCGCCCGATCGTCGCGAGGAGGTCGTGCACGTCCGCCTCGCTCAGCCCGACCCCGGAGTCCTCGACGCGCAGCGCGCCCGGCTCGGCGAACAGCCGCACCAGCGCGGGCGCGTCCGGCTCGACGGCATGCCGGGCGGTGATGGCGTCGACCGCGTTCTGCAGCAGCTCGCGCAGGTAGACCTTCGGACTGGAGTACAGGTGGTGGGAGAGCAGATCCACCAGACCGCGCAGGTCGACCTGGAAGGTGTGAGGAGACGGGGAGGGAAGGGAGGGCTGGGATGACTGTGAGGTCTGGGAGTCCATCGTCGCAGCGCCGGTGGGGGGAGGGGCGACGGCGCGGGGTCGGGCGGTCCCGGTGAGGCGGTGACCGCGAAGGGATGGCCGGGGCGCGTCATCCTAGATCCGAGGCGAACCGGCTGACCAGGGGTTTCCGGGACGTTTACCCACAAGCTCACGGCGGCGCCCGCCGCGATGTCAGTGCCGTGGTGTGGAATGGATCTCGTGCCCGCACTGGACGAACCACTGAAGAAGGTGCTCGGCCCTCCCACCGCGAAGGTGATGGCCGAGCATCTCGGCCTGCACACCGTCGGGGACCTGCTGCACCACTACCCCCGCAGATACGAGGAGCGCGGCCAGCTCACGCACCTCGCCGACCTCCCCATGGACGAGCACGTGACCGT containing:
- a CDS encoding HSP90 family protein, whose translation is MDSQTSQSSQPSLPSPSPHTFQVDLRGLVDLLSHHLYSSPKVYLRELLQNAVDAITARHAVEPDAPALVRLFAEPGALRVEDSGVGLSEADVHDLLATIGRSSKRAEGLQEARSDFLGQFGIGLLACFVVAERIRVVSRSARTPDAAPVEWTAADDGSYTVRTLPDDARPEPGTTVHLVARAGAAEWLAEDRVLALARDFGSLLPYDVRVGEEAVTDLPAPWDRTYPSPAARRVALGRHCHDLFGFTPLDAIELDVPLAGIRGVAYVLPSAVSPAQRAGHRVHLKGMLLTERAEQLLPDWAFFVRCVLDTDSLRPTASREALYEDETLAAVREALGERIRAWLTDLAAGDPERLAAFLAVHHLGVKSLARHDREMLRTMLPWLPFETTDGRLSLEEFARRHPVVHFTRTVEEYRQVAPIASAQGVGVINGGYTYDSELVEALPSVRPGTVVAELDADTVTAHLDAVDPAVELALAGFLAAARAKLDPLGCDVVLRAFHPLSVPALHLDDRAARHEQARAQAEEEADDLWAGILGSLRGEAPRARLVLNHLSPLIRRIGSLGEPELIGTAVESLYGQALLMAQRPLRPADSALLNRAFIGLLEWATNGEGDR